A window from Vigna angularis cultivar LongXiaoDou No.4 chromosome 7, ASM1680809v1, whole genome shotgun sequence encodes these proteins:
- the LOC108336966 gene encoding uncharacterized protein PB18E9.04c, giving the protein MAKFSPEEVSALQAGGNERANQVYLKEWDPLRNSKPDSSNIQKLREFIKCVYVERRYTGESSSNLSRIRLSEKEPNASKRSSSFRLEFRTPNSSPGPYPKSDDKNLRYLYDESRSPRYAQKYSRNGGHIRSPIQIEVVDDRYKDDERRNRRLANIEAKLKKTSSDDLKKVETVAAPLGEVSKEKAQPLKVGQPPQTQFYELILPLTLKPPGGKGSVEEKPSEQKNNNPETPPPSIAQQSNENNWAIFEASTEDNVPKTPPNTSTSNPSSEKAPSAKNPIDLLLSELSGPMTPVTGGMSPVPSSANNDPTTTTVQNAIDWDFPPTSAGKTAASSNNTNNTSVWPCTSTPATEPAQPSNEVPPHTEDSHQHNPSSMQYLPSVSVAFSSTAQPTNSPVIEVASNNKPSVTPSEKDPSWSFTELPSQTTSKPTQETKSDVGLQPSKVETKASGRQEIPENLFTPSYLSRPAPLPNWQNVQPSGMGYGLQYYHNAVPLSALSNSPMSINPFELTDVRNITHVSSLPSMGSVPGAPQALSSPRTALMHTASLGSLVSQSPSYTSPVMGMYFDQVDNKEQPTRPQRAESFNGDITSFGSIDPLQHANRSFQTCKSSISISNTRANPFD; this is encoded by the exons ATGGCTAAATTTAGTCCAGAAGAAGTCTCTGCTCTTCAAGCTGGTGGAAATGAG AGAGCAAATCAGGTTTATCTTAAAGAATGGGATCCTCTTCGCAATTCTAAGCCAGATTCCAG TAATATACAGAAACTCCGAGAATTCATCAAGTGTGTGTATGTGGAAAGAAGATACACTGGAGAAAGTAGCAGCAATCTTTCTAGGATTAGATTG AGTGAGAAGGAGCCTAATGCAAGTAAGAGAAGTAGTTCATTTCGTTTAGAGTTCAGAACTCCAAATTCAAGTCCCGGTCCTTATCCAAAAAGTGATGACAAGAATTTGAGATATTTATATGATGAAAGCAGAAGTCCTAGATATGCTCAAAAGTATTCAAGGAATGGTGGCCATATCAGAAGTCCTATACAGATTGAAGTTGTTGATGACAGGTACAAAGATGATGAACGTAGAAATAGAAGACTTGCAAATATAGAAGCAAAGCTAAAGAAAACTTCAAGTGATGATCTGAAGAAAGTGGAAACTGTTGCAGCTCCTTTGGGTGAAGTATCAAAGGAGAAAGCTCAACCCCTAAAAGTAGGTCAACCTCCTCAAACACAGTTTTATGAACTTATATTACCACTCACTCTG AAACCTCCTGGTGGCAAGGGTTCTGTTGAGGAAAAACCATCTGagcaaaaaaataataatccagAAACACCACCACCATCTATAGCACAacaatcaaatgaaaataactGGGCCATATTTGAAGCTTCAACAGAGGACAATGTTCCTAAAACTCCACCAAACACAAGTACCTCTAATCCTTCCTCAGAAAAGGCACCATCAGCAAAAAATCCTATAGACCTTTTACTTTCTGAATTGTCAGGTCCTATGACTCCAGTGACTGGTGGCATGTCACCAGTTCCAAGCAGTGCTAATAATGATCCAACAACTACAACAGTACAAAATGCTATTGATTGGGACTTTCCACCTACTTCAGCAGGGAAAACAGCTGCATCATCCAACAATACCAACAATACTAGTGTTTGGCCATGCACATCAACCCCAGCCACTGAACCAGCACAACCTTCTAATGAAGTTCCTCCACATACTGAAGATTCACATCAACATAATCCATCAAGCATGCAGTATCTTCCATCTGTATCAGTAGCTTTTAGTTCAACTGCACAACCAACAAATTCACCAGTCATAGAAGTAGCTTCAAATAATAAG CCATCAGTAACTCCAAGTGAAAAAGATCCTTCATGGTCTTTTACTGAACTACCTTCTCAAACTACCTCAAAACCCACTCAAGAAACCAAATCTGATGTTGGCTTGCAGCCAAGTAAAGTGGAAACTAAGGCTAGTGGAAGACAAGAAATTCCAGAG AACCTTTTTACACCAAGCTATTTATCTAGGCCAGCACCCCTTCCAAATTGGCAGAATGTTCAACCATCTGGCATGGGATATGGCTTGCAGTATTATCATAATGCTGTG CCTCTCTCAGCACTTTCAAATTCACCAATGTCCATAAACCCCTTTGAATTAACTGATGTGAGAAATATAACCCATGTCTCATCG CTTCCTTCTATGGGTTCTGTGCCTGGTGCACCACAAGCTCTATCATCTCCCAGAACAGCATTGATGCATACTGCAAGCCTGGGGTCTTTGGTGTCTCAGTCTCCAAGTTATACATCCCCAGTTATGG GTATGTACTTTGATCAAGTTGATAATAAGGAGCAACCCACAAG aCCTCAAAGAGCTGAGAGCTTCAATGGTGACATAACTTCTTTTGGATCTATAGATCCCCTTCAACATGCAAATAGATCATTCCAGACCTGCAAAAGTTCAATTTCTATTTCCAATACAAGAGCAAACCCATTTGACTAG